The genomic interval CTCCAGCCTGCATCTCCAGTTTCGAAATGGGATCGTGGGGCACAGCCGCTTTCTTCACTCGTACAGCGCAAATCTTGTACTCGGGAATGTTGGACATAGGATCGATGTTGCGGACTGTCATGTTGTTGGCTGCACGTTCCAGCGGCCAGTGGTAAGGAACGAACACGGTGTCCGGTCGAATGGTCTTCACCACGTTTGCGCGCACTGTGACCGAACCACGGCGACTCTCAACAGTTACGAAATCGCCCTCGGTAATGCCGAGCTTGCTAGCGAGCAGAGGATGAATCTCACACACCGGCTGCGGATACTGATCGACGAGCGCGCCGATGCGCCGAGTCTGCGAGCCTGAGAGATACTGAGAGACCACTCGACCAGTCGTAAGAATGATTGGATACTCGGCATCCGGTTCTTCGGCCGCCGGTCGCCACTCGACGACTTGCATGTGCGCCTTGCCGTCCGGATGAGAAAACTTTCCGCCTTCATACAGCCGAGGTGTACCCGGATGATCGAGCGAAGGGCATGGCCAGAAGACTCCCATTTCGCGATCGATGCGGTCCCAAGTAATGCCGTAGTAATCATTGGGACCGCCTCGGGAGGCCATGCGTAGCTCCTCAAACATCTCGGCAGGCGAGTTATAGGAGAACTTGTCTCCCGCTCCGAGCCGCGCAGCCAGATCGCAGATGATCTTCCAGTCGACACGCGCATCGGCAGGAGGATCTACGGCTTTGCGATGATGAATCACGCGCCCTTCGACATTGGTCGTAGTGCCTTCATCTTCTTCCATGAGAGAGCCGGCTAGTACGACATCGGCATACCTTCCCGCTTCGGAAAGAAAGAAATCGATCGTGCAGAAGAACTCGAGTTTTTCCAGCGCCTCGCGCACCCAGGAATTATTCGGCAGCGAAACCATGGGATTGCAGCAAATCGATAGCATTCCTTTGATTTTGCCTGCGTGGATCGCTTCCAGAATGGGAATGAATGTGATGCCCTTGTGCGGAATACTCTGTTCAGGAACTCCCCACACTTCGGCGATGTATTTGCGATGCTCGGGATTCTCGATGTCGCGCCCGCCGGGTAGCTGATCGCATTTCTGGCCGTGCTCGCGTCCGCCTTGGCCATTGCCTTGGCCGGTGATCATCGCGTAGCCGCAGCCTTCGCGGCCGATGCGCCCGGTGGCGAGCACCAGATTCATGGCCGCCATGCAGTTCTGCACGCCTTTGGAGTGATGTTCGAGGCCACGTGCATGAAGAAGGAAGCTGGTCTCGGCGGGTCCCCAGATCTCGGCAGCTCGAATGATCATGCTCGCCGGAACTCCCGCGATCTTTGCAGCATATTCCGGCGTGTATTTGCGCAGGCTCTCCTCAACTTGCTCCCAGCCTGTGGTGTGCTGCGCGAGGAATTCACGGTCGATCCATCCGCGCTCGATCATCACGTGCAGCATGCCGTTGAAGACGCCGATATCACCGCCTGACCTTACGGGAATGTAGAGATCGGCGTTGCGCGCAATCGGAGTCATTCGTGGATCGAGAATGATGACCTTGGCTCCGTTCTCGCGTGCCTGCCAGAAGTAATTCGTTGTGATCGGCGAGCATTCCGCGACATTCGATCCGGCAGCGAGAATGGCTTTCGCCTTGGGAATGTCGCTCCACGGATTCGCCGATCGATCGAGGCCAAAGACTTTTTTCGACGCCACGCCGGCCGACACCATGCAGAGCCGTCCGTTGTAGTCGATGTTCGCAGTGCGCACGGCGACACGAGCGAACTTGCCCATGAGATACGCTTTCTCGTTGGTCAACGACGCGCCGCCGATCAGCGCGAAGGAATCGTTGCCGTAAGCTCCCTGAATGCGGCGAATCTCGCTCGCAACTTTGTCCAGAGCTTCGTTCCACGAAACCGGCACAAAACCCGTGCCCTCCTTCCGCATGAGCGGAGCCTTAAGGCGGTCCGGATGCTCATGCTGCATGTAGCGCTTCACACCCTTGGGACACAAGCGGCCTTGATTGAAAGGAAAATCCTCCCAGGGCTCAAAGCCGATCACGCGATTGTCTTTGACTTTGAGCTGAATGCCGCATTGCTGCCCGCAGAAGCAGCAATGGGTTTTTACAATGCGATCGGGTTCCACATCGGAACTCCAGCCGGTGACCGGGACGCGGTTAAGCGATGGTCCGAACTCATGAACGAGAGTGACGACGTCTACTGGTAATTTGGCCATATTGATACGGCATCTTCTGCAACGCGCGAGCCTTGCGCCCGCCACTTCCCATCCTGGGCCATGGCGAGCGACTTGCGACGACATGGTGGGCAGACGTCCTGGTAATGGGCACCCTTCGGCAACTCGTAACGAATCTGCAGCCCCCGTTCCACTTCCTTCAGATCATCGACGTGCATCTGCGAAGCAAACTCCTGTCCGCAGCGGAGGCACCTCGCCTGTGGGCCGGCCGTGCCGAGGTCTTTATAGAACTGCACGCCGATCTGGGCGGGACGCTGAAAAATGTGAAAGAACTTGCCAAACGGCAAATAAAGAAGGGTGAAAATCACCGTGACGGCATGCAGCATGGAGAGAAAGCCGTAGTTCAATCCATGCAGCAGGTGCGTGGATGCCGTGAGAAACAGCCCTGTAATGGAAATTGCGAACAGTAGCAACAGTGGCATCATGTCCTGCGCAAACTGCTGCACCGCAATGGCGCCCCGATCGCGCGCGCGGCGGAACAGCGCCAGCGAAACTCCCGCGAGGACCATTACCGCCGAGATGTCGAGGATGTTGAAGCTGATCGCAGCAATGATAGTCCCAAGATGGAACTGACCAACCTGCACTCCGAAGAAAAAGGCGCGATAGACGTTCTGGTCGGTGGGCGCGCTCTCGAAGTGAACCCATCCGAATGACAGAGGAAACGTGACGGCTGCAGCGAGAATGCATCCCCAGGCAATCAGCCAATGCGCCGCCCAGCGTAGATGCGAGCGTTTTTCAATGAAGCGCTGCGCGAAGAAGTCCGCAAGGAAAAGCTGGATCAGCCGGCCGATGTTCTTGATCAGTACCGATGGACGAAAGAAGATCTGCCATCCGCGAAACCAATACTTGCGCGTGGGTGGACGCCGCAGCCACATGCCATAGCGATATCCAATTCCAAAGGCCGCAAAGACGCTGGCGCCCGCATACGGAATAAGAGCAGCGTCGAAATGACGAAAGCGGTTGCTGCCGAGGTAGATCAGCAGGATCAAAACCGCGGCGACTACGATTCCCCAGAACATGGCATGGTGAACATCACGTTCACCTCGCCGGCTTACATATTGCATCTGCTCCGCTTGTGAGTTCATGCAGATACCTGAAATATGCCGTCAACGACGAATCTCTCTACAACTAAACCTCGAACCACAATTGATGCAAGTCTCTCTCAAGCTGTTTCAGCTTGAGGTCTGAACAAGGTCGCAATCTGCGCCACAAAACCGACAAATGTCACGATCCATGCCGCGAGCGATACATACGCAAACAGTCTCGGAAGCCAGTCCAAGAATGAAATCTGCAGCGCGTGAAAAAGCTGATAGGTGCTCACGCTGTACATGCCGAGCGGGAAGACCGCTCCCCAATACAACGGGTCATATTTGAGAGCAAACCTCTTGTACACGTGGCGCCAGAATCCAAGAATGAGCAGCATTGGAATCCACCAGGTCGCCGTGGCCCAGAAGAACATCGTGAAGCCTTTGATAAACGGCAGCATGTCCTGGATAAAGGGCGCCAGCCCGGCGTTTTGTATAAGAGTTGCTCCTGCGAGC from Terriglobales bacterium carries:
- a CDS encoding tellurite resistance/C4-dicarboxylate transporter family protein, with the translated sequence FTAFTVKENKPTLAEGIHGGWLLSVVATQAVAVLTALLARQWLNYQQLMIFVSLVLWLCGGMLYIWIISLIFYRYTFFKFVPSDLMPPYWINMGAMAISTLAGATLIQNAGLAPFIQDMLPFIKGFTMFFWATATWWIPMLLILGFWRHVYKRFALKYDPLYWGAVFPLGMYSVSTYQLFHALQISFLDWLPRLFAYVSLAAWIVTFVGFVAQIATLFRPQAETA
- a CDS encoding molybdopterin oxidoreductase family protein is translated as MAKLPVDVVTLVHEFGPSLNRVPVTGWSSDVEPDRIVKTHCCFCGQQCGIQLKVKDNRVIGFEPWEDFPFNQGRLCPKGVKRYMQHEHPDRLKAPLMRKEGTGFVPVSWNEALDKVASEIRRIQGAYGNDSFALIGGASLTNEKAYLMGKFARVAVRTANIDYNGRLCMVSAGVASKKVFGLDRSANPWSDIPKAKAILAAGSNVAECSPITTNYFWQARENGAKVIILDPRMTPIARNADLYIPVRSGGDIGVFNGMLHVMIERGWIDREFLAQHTTGWEQVEESLRKYTPEYAAKIAGVPASMIIRAAEIWGPAETSFLLHARGLEHHSKGVQNCMAAMNLVLATGRIGREGCGYAMITGQGNGQGGREHGQKCDQLPGGRDIENPEHRKYIAEVWGVPEQSIPHKGITFIPILEAIHAGKIKGMLSICCNPMVSLPNNSWVREALEKLEFFCTIDFFLSEAGRYADVVLAGSLMEEDEGTTTNVEGRVIHHRKAVDPPADARVDWKIICDLAARLGAGDKFSYNSPAEMFEELRMASRGGPNDYYGITWDRIDREMGVFWPCPSLDHPGTPRLYEGGKFSHPDGKAHMQVVEWRPAAEEPDAEYPIILTTGRVVSQYLSGSQTRRIGALVDQYPQPVCEIHPLLASKLGITEGDFVTVESRRGSVTVRANVVKTIRPDTVFVPYHWPLERAANNMTVRNIDPMSNIPEYKICAVRVKKAAVPHDPISKLEMQAGGVR